The Shinella zoogloeoides genome contains the following window.
GGCAGAAGGCGCGGCTGGAGTAATCCGACGAACGCCATGTCGATGGCCTGCCGGCGGTGCCCGTCCAGGCGATGCGCCCGGCGGGGAACTCCACCCAGGCGGCGGTCGGCGCGCCGGTATGCTGCTGGCAGAAGCGGCAGGAGCAGGTATGCGGCTTTTCCGCCGGCCCCGTCGCCTCGAAACGCACGGCCCCGCACAGGCAGCCGCCGGAATAGATCCTGTCGCTCACACCGTTTCCCCCTGTTTACGAAACAGCGTCGCAATTCCCATGCCGCCGCCGATGCCCATCATGGCGAGCGCCTCGGTTCCGGCATCCGCATCCCGCATCTGGGCAAAGAGCCGGGTCACGAGGATCGCGCCGGAGGCACCATAGGGATGGCCGAGTGCCAGCGCACCACCCTCGCGATTGACGATTGCGTGATCGATGCCGAGCGCATCGAGGCTCGCAAGCACCTGCGAGGCGAAGGCCTCGTTGAACTCGACGAAGGGGACGTTTGCGGCCTCCAGGCCGGGATTGCGCGCGGCGAGCTTCTGCATCGCCGGCACCGGGCCGAGGCCGAGCAGGTTCGGATCGACGCCCGCCACCGCACTGTCCACCACCTCCAGCAACACTGTCAGGCCAAGCCGTTCGGCCTCTGCAAGCGAGGTGACGAGCACGACCGAAGCCCCGTCATTGACCGGGCACGCATTGCCGGCCGTCACCGTGCCGTCCGGCCGGAAGGCGGGCTTCAGCGCGGCGAGCTTTTCCAGCGAGGTGTTTTCGCGCGGGCATTCGTCGTGCGAGACGAGGCCGGCGGGTGTCTCGATAGGCACGATCTCGCGGTCGAACCGGCCGGCCTTGCGGGCCGCCACCGCGCGGCGGTGGCTTTCGAGCGCGAAGGCATCCTGCCGCGCGCGGCCGATGCCGGCATGGGCGGCGACATTTTCGGCAGCGATCCCCATATCCGGGTCGCCGATGGCGTCCGGGGCCATGCGGGCGCGGCGCACCGGCTCCGCCGCACCGCC
Protein-coding sequences here:
- a CDS encoding GFA family protein; translated protein: MSDRIYSGGCLCGAVRFEATGPAEKPHTCSCRFCQQHTGAPTAAWVEFPAGRIAWTGTAGRPSTWRSSDYSSRAFCPACGSSIGAIDDEPVVALLIGGFDDPADPAFTPEYHSFEDCRPGWLRVETASGEE
- a CDS encoding thiolase family protein — its product is MRSNGSSDPARIPVVAAALRTPIGRVNGTLATIEPAVLAAPPIRRILAETGLAPEAVDDVILGNAANSAGNLARLAALEAGLPVSVPGMTVDRQCGSGLEAIALAARLVQAGAGRFYLAGGVESTSRAHLRLRPSTEPGGAAEPVRRARMAPDAIGDPDMGIAAENVAAHAGIGRARQDAFALESHRRAVAARKAGRFDREIVPIETPAGLVSHDECPRENTSLEKLAALKPAFRPDGTVTAGNACPVNDGASVVLVTSLAEAERLGLTVLLEVVDSAVAGVDPNLLGLGPVPAMQKLAARNPGLEAANVPFVEFNEAFASQVLASLDALGIDHAIVNREGGALALGHPYGASGAILVTRLFAQMRDADAGTEALAMMGIGGGMGIATLFRKQGETV